tgaggGAGCTCACACGGCAAGCGCAGcacagccaggggatcagggccagcctGCAGGGGTTcatgaaagggaggtcttgctcggccaacctgatctctttctgtCACCATGTGACCCACCTGTTgggtgaggggaaggctgtggaccttgtctacctggacttggGTAAGGCCTTGGACACCATctgccacagcatctcctggagaagctggtgaatcatggcaCAGACAAGTGTTCTCTTCACTGGGTACAAAACTGGCTGGGTGgcaggcccagagagttgtggcaAACGgggtcaaatccagctgggggctggtcaccagtggtgtcctcagggctcagtgctggggccagtcTTGTCCAGGGTCTTTATCCAtaatctggatgaggggatcgagggcaccctcagtcagtttgcagacaacCCCAgattgggtgggagtgttgatctgcctgagggcaggaaggctctgcagagggacctggacaggctggatcgatgggccaaggccaatgggatgaggttcaacaaggccaagtgctgggttcTGCATgttggtcacaacaaccccaggcagcacgacaggctggggcagagtggctggagagctgcccagcagaaaaggacctgggggtgctggttgacagccagaaGAACACGAGCCagcgtgtgcccaggtggccacgaaggccaccagcatcctggcctgcagcaggagcagcgtggccagcaggagcagggaggtgatggtgccctgtgctgggcactggtgaggctgcacctcgagcactgggggcagttctgggcccctcactgcaggaaggactttgaggggctggagcgtgtccagaggagctaccaaggtggtgaaaggtctggagaacaagtcagacaaggagcagctgagggaactggggatgtttagtctgaagaaaaggaagctgaggggagacctcatggctctctacagctgcctgaaaggaggttgtagggaggtgggagttgggctcttctccaagtgagtaatgacaggaccagaggaaatggcctcaagttgtgccaggggaggtttgtgtttggatattgggaagaatttctatcCCGAAAGAGTGGTCAGGGACTGGAACCGGCTGCTCTGGCCAGACTGGGCCCCATTCCGAGGCAGAGAGGCAGCCCAGGAGGTGATTCGGAGGCAGCATCACCAGCAGCGACCGCCCTGCTGAGCTCCCACCTGGGGCTGCGGAGCGGCCGCCCCAGCCCTGGGCCCTTCTTCCCCATTCCAGTCACCCCTCGGGGGTGCTGCCATGCTCTGGGGCCACCTGTCTCTGTGGGGGGCACAGCCTCAGTGAGAGCCATGAGGGCCACTGGGCTTCTGGTGGCCATCCCTGCTGGCATCCCGCCGGCAGCGCCGGGGATGTGCCGGTGGGGCAGGTGAGAAGGGGTGGGGGGTGATGCTGTGGGGGTGCCCACCAGCACCTGCCCCACATCGCCTCCCCACAGCCCAAGTGACCCGACAGCAGCCTGAAAGGATGATGAGGATGATGTGGCCGCCATCCAGGGTCTCCCCCTGAGGGTGAGTGTAGTACGGGGACGGTGAGGCTGGGGGCTCCCCCTCAAAGCAGGGGGGATCTCAGGGTTCATGGTCTCCCTACTTTTATGGGCCAGACCACTCTTAGAGATCTCGAAGCCTCCTTTTCATAGTCTTCCTTTTGACAGTCCAAACCACTCTTGTAAAGCTTAAGCTTCCAATGGAGCACCCAAAGTACTGTCCTTGGGACAAAAGCTTCATTTCTTGAGGCCATAAAAGAACCAGGTTTCCCCTTACTTTCAGGTCCCAAGTGTTATTGGTAGGATCTAGTCCAAAGTgcccaaagccttctttttaAGAGCAAAATCCTCCTTTGAGGGTCCCAACCTGTCCTTGGTTACCCCCAGCCTAGTTTTAGTGCCCACAGTCTCATTTTGAGGGTCTAAACCCTCGTTTGTCAGGCAGAAAGCCACTTTTTAAGTGACGTGTTTAGTGTCCAAAGCCTCATTTTGATGGTCCAAAGTGTTAGGGATTTACACCCACAGGCCACTGGAACAGAGTCCAACTGTGGGTCCCGCTGGAAATGCAAGGTCCCAGTGAAGGTTTGAAATTCCTCTTGGATGAGGTTCAGGGGACAGCTGGAGCCAGGTGCCTCTGGAGAGGGACCCTTACCCCCAGTAAAGCCTCCCAGTTCTACCCAGACCACCTGTCACCTGATCCACAGGTCTAGTCCTTTCATTCAGGTCACTCCCAGCCAGGAAgtcagttttccttcctttgctgtgcttttaCCCAAAGGTCCTTCCCCAGGTGGGAGGGCTGTAGAGCTCTTGGTAGAGGCACTGGTTGTCCTGGCTGTGCCCTGGCCTGACAGAATGTTTGTCGTGAGTGAGGCTGTAGAATAGTTGGGGTCACCTTTTCACGTCCTGCTCATCCATTTCCCCGAGCAGGTTTGTCAGCTTTGGTGAGTTGTCTCAGTCTTTCCAACAGCAGTTCTCAGGGAGgcagttttgtgtttgttgagCTCTTTGTTCAACACTCGTGGAGGCTGAAGGCAGGGAGGGCAAGACATGGTTTTGGATTGGGCTGCAGCCCAAGTTCCTGGCACCAGCCAATTCTTCATCCCTGCCTCAGGCCACAGTCCCCCAGTGCCCTGGCTGGGGATGCCTTTTGTCTCTGGAACTAGGTactgcttggggaaaaaaggaaggttttccctccctgctgtcaTCCATGTTCCCTGTGAGTCTTTGGTCACTTGGACCTTTTCCAAGAGTCAGTTTCTTCAGCAGGAGCAGTCCAGCAGGtcttttcagcagctgcacCACCAGATGAAATGCTTGGAGTGATTGTGAGCCCAGGGCTCTGTAGGGTGGGGGTGCTCTGCTGTGAGCCTGAttcttgggagaagagaatGTGGAACAGGGATGGAGACTGTTCTCACTTCAAGGTTTCCATCACATTCTCTGTCCCTATAGAGACTTGACTCACCTGGGAagcttccccttctccctccctctgtccCTCTCCAGGCCGGCAGCAAGGGTTCTGCATGATGTGCATCATGGAAACACCCCCAGCAAGGCCCTGCATTTCCCTGACAGTGCTCTCCACCCTTGGGCTGTCCTCACACATCAGTCATTTCAGGTGCTTTTACATGGAGACCACTTCAGCTGTCAATACTTTTTAAAGACCTTTTGTCCTAACAGAGCCCTTGGTGTGAACAGCTTGGAGAGCTGAACTCCCAGAGTTTCTCCTCTTCATGCTGTTGTCTCACactgtctcctcctcctctttctgttctctcctgctgcctctaATCGTCCTCCTCCAGTTCTTCCACCTTCTGGTCATGCTCTTGTCTCCTGTGGCCTCCTTCTCCTTGTCCTCCCCATCACACGACCATCTCCTCAGGAAACCtcctccttgtttttttttctttctgctgcatcCTCATTTCCATCATACTTTGgtctcctgcttcctcctcctcatcttccttctccttgtgcTCCTCATGatgtttcctcctgctgcctctcttcctcctcatcaTGCTGTTACTTAcatctgcctcctcctccttattttcctccctctcttcctccacctcctcatgctgctgtctcctgctgcctcttcctcctcctctgccctgtcatgctgctgtctgctgcagtccactcctcctcttcttccttttcctaatcctccctctcctgctcttGTCTTCTGCTGCCTACTCCTTCTCCTCATCATCATCGtgtctcctcctgcctcctcctccatctgcttctcctcctcctcttcttaaTGCTGTTCTATCTTtctgcctcctgcttcccctTCTCATCCTATTTTATCctgcttccccttcctcctcctcttccttatGCTCCTCACCATGCTGTCCTGTCTGGCTGTCCTCCTCTTCCTGTTCCTCCCATTCcccctccttgtcctcctcaTACTGTtgtcttctgcttccttcctcaTCATGCTGTTATCTACTGCTACctcttcatcttcttcctccttGTCCTCGTAATCCTCTCCCTCTGTGTTCCAGGTGGTGTGGGACTCCTGAAGGCCAGCCTTAGCAGTGACAACAGAGGCAAAGGCAGCtctcttacttgatttcttacactgtgggatgctctgatcttgagcttggaggacAAGGTGCTGACTGGCATGTCCCCTGGGTTCCTGTCCCTCACCATGGCCATAAGCAGGTGCTGAAGGAGGGTGAGAACAGAGCCTGTGGGTGAGATGTTCCTGGTCACAGACACCCTGAGCCAGATGTGGCTCCCACACCTCTGGGAAGGCCCAAGCACAGCCCAAGGTGGGTGGGGAGCAGCACTGTCCCTGTGCTGCCACCCTgctcccacctctccctgcctggccaggAAGCTCAGCCTGCCTGAGGTCTCCTGGGGTCTGTGCTGCCAAATCTCCCAGTTGCCCTTCCCAGAACACTTTTGCTCTGTCTCCTTTTATATCCTTTTAtaatgtcatgcaccagtacaggttgggggctgacctgctggagagcagggtaggtgagagggacctgggggtcctggtagacaggaggatgaccatgagccagcaatgtgcccttgtggctaagaaggccaatggcctcctggggtgtattagaaagggtgtggttagtcggtcaagagaggttctcctccccctctattctgccttggtgaggccacatctggagtattgtgtccagttctgggctcctcagttcaagaaggacagggaagtgcttgaaagagtccagcacagagccacagagatgatgaagggagtggaacatctccctgatgaggagaggctgagggagctgggtctctttagcttggagaaaaggagactgaggggtgacctcatcaatgtttacaaatacgtaaagggtgagtgtcaagaagatggagttaagcctttttcagtgatgaccagtgataggacaaggagtaatggatacaaattggagcataggaggtttaaggtgaatatcagaaaatttttttttactgtgagagtgacagagcctggaacaggctgcccagagaggttgtggagtctccttctctggagacattcaagacccgcctggacgccttcctgtgtgatgtactctgggtgaccctgctctggcgggggggttggactgggtgatctttcgaggtcccttccaacctctgagattctgtgattctatgattctatgattcaaggTGTGGGCGATTGAAGGACCTTGGCAATGGCCCAGCAATGATCTCTCTTTtaatctcctttctttccctagTACTTCTGATCAtgtgattttctttctcctttttttcttgattttggcagctgctgagctctgacCTTTCCCTGGTGCTGTCCCAGGGCACTTGGAGTCTGTGGTCTCAGCTGGGGAGTCAGGGTTGATCTTCCCCGTGTGCTTCACCTCCCATCAATCCCCTACAACTGCACCTGCATCTCCATGCTCTTCACTCAGCTTCTGAATCCTTCAAGCATCATCTCTGTTACCCAAATAACTTCTTGCTCCACCTGCAAAGAGCTCCAGGAGACTGGTGAGGCAGAACTCCTCTTGGCAAGGGCCACATTTACTTTTCCCATACGTAGCCCAGTGTCCACTAACAAAGGTCCTCTGCTTTGTTGGCATCAGGGTTGAAGGATGCCCTCTCCTGTCACCACAGCCATGCAGGTGAAGGGGCAGGTCAGACAtagcagctggaggagctgcttgAGACACTGCTCCTGACAGCCCCGTGCTGGAGCCTCTGGCATCTCTCTGCTCAGGGCCAGCAGTGCCCGTGGCTGGTGGTGGCCACACACCAAGCCTGTTTCACTCCCAACACCAGGAGAACCTGGGCTGGTCACACAAGCTCCTCTTTTGGGGTCAGTGGGGCTGAACATCACTCCTGGATGCAGCTGCCTCCAGAAGACAGTTTTCCCCCAGCATAACAGAGACCCTGCAGAAGCTGGAGGCTCTTTCCCATGCCACTCACTTTATCTCCAGCTTCAGCCCATCTGCCCCAATGTGATGTCAGTGAGCTGTTCACTTTGGTGTCCATCCCAGTCAAGGGGACCATTTAAACAGTATCCCActctccagcagcctcctggccTGGGACTTAGCTCTGGAAGTGGGAGAACTGTAGAtttcccctggtgctgcagggaatCAGGAAAGGAGCATGGCACCAAGAgactggagctgggctgggttgGGGCAGTTGCTGCAAGGGAAGCACATGTTCAACCTGCCATGTCTCTGTGTCCCTGGTAATTCAGTTAATCTTTCATGTGTTGGTGACACCTGGGAAATAGAAGCACCAAGAtgctcagagagctggagcacctctcccgTGAGAACCGGCTGAAAGAGggggggtgttcagcctgcagaagagaagactgtGGGGAggccttagagcaccttccagtgcctgaaggggctccaggaaagctggggaggggctgtttacaagggcagggagtgagaggataTGGGGtgtccaggttgcccagggaagctgtggctgccccatccctggcagtgttgaagggcaggttggatggggcttggagcagcctgggctggtgggaggtgtccctgcccgtgcagggggttggatctggatggtctttaaggtcccttccaacccaaaccattccatgatctaTGAACAAAGGAGAAGCTTTCCAACCACGGGTCATCTCCCAGATGAGAGCATCTCCTCTGGCCTGTCAGGCCTCTAAACTGAGGCTGTTGACCCCCCTGATACCAGCAGCATGAGCCCACAGACCCCACCGAGTTTTCCTAGTGTGCTGGCGGCACCTCTGGCACATGCTGTGCCCTGGCCAGGTTCTGTGACTTTTTCATCACgtttttccccattttaaataaataaatgcaggaaACTCATCCTTCCAGGGCAAGGAGGTGGCCTGACTTCAAGCAGCTTTGCAAGGCCTGAGCCCCCCACACCCTTGTCAGGGTGGTGATGAATCACCAAACCAAGGGGACATTCCCTCTCCATGTTTCTTACCCACCCTGtcccttccccccacccctgcccgcTCAGGGGGACACAAAAGGATGGCTGAACCCCGGGGACCCCAAACCCTCTGCCCACCACCACGTGGAGGCAGAGCAGAATGACCCTCATCCCACCAGCAAAGGCGGGAAACGACGCTCAAGCTGATTTTATGTGGGTTGGGAGAAACTCGGCTTTGAAACCAGGCTGCCCCTCTGGCAGTGGCAACGAGGAGGGGGCTGTGGTGTCCAAGCTCAAACCCCCCAGGCCCACCACGTGGCATGGCACAGGTCAGCAGGGAGCCACACACCACACACCACTGACTCACACCCAGCGGGTTTTATACGCCGCTTCGGCTCCCAAATCCCTCTGGTCATTGGCTTTAAAGCCCTAAAGCAGCTGGGGTGGAAGGGAGTGCAGGAGGGGGCGGGAGAGGcactttctgtgctgcagccctgagaTGTCGCTGGCAGGACGGTGTTCCAGGGGGATCAGTGGCTGCTCCCAGCTAGGCTGGGGGTCCCAGCAGGTCGAGATGTGGGTGGGAAAGGTGACGGGAGGGGAGCTCTGGGGCTGATGGACGGGTGTACAGCAGCAAAGTGAGGGAATGCTTCCCCTCCAAGCGTGACCCAGTGCGGGGTGCTGGTCCTGGGAGGTGTTTCCCACGGGGGGAgcctgctgtggggcagcaaGGGGGGCCGAGGGGTGCGGGGTGTGTGCCAGGGGATGCAGAGGGGATGAGCGGCCCTGGGCTCTAGTCGTCCTTGTCCTTGGCCCCGTGCTTCAGGATGCGGGTGAACTCCACGTAGTTGAAGTTGCCCTTCTTGTCGATGGGCGCCTCCCGGTACATCTCATCCACCTCCTCGTCAGTGAACCTGTCTCCCATGGTGGTCAGCAGCTCGCGCAGATGGTCCTCATGAATGAAGCCTGCGGGAGCAGCGGGGGGCGGCGTGAGCAGGGGACACCACAGGAGGGCCGAGCAACCTTCTCACCTATCTTGCAGActcccctgcccagcctgcccgCGCTGGAGCGGGACTGTCCCCAGGGGTGCAGCCCCAGCCGCTGTCCTGGCTGCCGGCCTCGGGGACGGGGGGCCTGCCCATACCTGAGGCCTCCTCGTCGAAGCAGGCGAAGGCGTTGCGGATCACGTCCTCCGGGTCGGTGCCGTTCAGCTTCTCCCCAAACATGGTGAGGAACATGGTGAAGTTGATGGGCCCCGGCGCCTCGCTCATCATGCCCTCCAGGTACTCGTCGGTGGGGTTCTTCCCTGCCAGACACAGGCAGGGGGTGTGGGTGAGCTCCGTCCCC
This sequence is a window from Apus apus isolate bApuApu2 chromosome 15, bApuApu2.pri.cur, whole genome shotgun sequence. Protein-coding genes within it:
- the MYL9 gene encoding myosin regulatory light polypeptide 9; this translates as MSSKRAKAKTTKKRPQRATSNVFAMFDQSQIQEFKEAFNMIDQNRDGFIDKEDLHDMLASLGKNPTDEYLEGMMSEAPGPINFTMFLTMFGEKLNGTDPEDVIRNAFACFDEEASGFIHEDHLRELLTTMGDRFTDEEVDEMYREAPIDKKGNFNYVEFTRILKHGAKDKDD